aaaaaagtaatttgataatttcgTGCTGTCCCATTTGCGTAAAAGTTAttcataataaataaaaatgccTTTGCTATTATATAGTGCtatgtcatgttattttttctgAGAGTATCACTACCGAATATAAATGATCGTCCTGTACAAGCAACGGTTTCCCTGTACATTAGTAATTATAGGAATTCGTTTATTTAAGATCATTTATTGAACGTTTGACGATCTTGTTTACAATCAAATTATaatcattttgtaaattaaaccGAACTTGAATAAATGTCAACAAAGTAAACTCACAAAGCAAAAGAGAAAACCCTCATCCACACATCAATTCACCCTCACCCATCCCTCTTTTAACACATGTTCACACTCCATTTACTgttatattggattttaaaatcgAGAGAAATTTGAATGATTTTATTCAAACCTTACATTTTAGGAttcttctttttaaaatgaTCTAGCTTTGTTGAGTAATGGTCATACAGCTGACGGTTCTGGATTCTCTGTATCTTCACGACTGATTGGAACGAGCTTGCTGTCTGACAGAACCGCTGCTTCACCTCTTTGTATTCGAGCGATGATGAGTCTAGTTGTACTAACAGTGGAGTACTGATGGCGTCAGATTTGCTGAAGGGTTTCCAGTTTTTAGGATAAATCGTACCTACAAATGTGATCATAAAGTGTACTATGATAAACTTCGTTGTCACTTTTCAACAGAGCTTGAATAATACCTAATTTTATCGTGAAAATTTGTGATAATGATTGTACGTCGAATACCTTTGGATATCTAAATATTCTAATTATTAAGATTTTGTCGGGTCAGACGATGTCGAAAAGTAAAGCTATGCTACCACTAAGAGTAACGGTTTTGGGACAAACTACGCAGTACAAGGTAATCAATAACTCAAGTGGAAAAGGTCTTTAAACGTAATATCACCTAAATACGGGTCAGGCGAGACAAAACTAAAGGAATAAATTGCACATATTACGTTGAGAACATGAAGAATTGACCATATAAACAGATTTTTAGCAGGAATCACGGAGTATTCTTACCACCACCAGCACCTGTTATTCGTTCGACAGGACAGGACCGTTTTGTTCGTATGTCAGTGCttgtcatttgttttaaatCGATGAAGTATGATGGTTCATAAACATCGATTGGTAGAAAGACTTCTCTTGCTGTTTTAAACCACGCTCCTTCCAAAGCAGCACTGCTAATGCCGTCAAACTGCCTTTTCTTCCTACCATCAGGGCAATAATACCTGGAATATAAGGAATGAAAGACCCTTGCGTTATGTAATATTCACGTTTAACTTTTGGGTGTCTTACAATTGGCTCAGATTATTAAGCATGTATTTGATTTTCAGTGTTTCCATTTGTTTATATATCGAAAATATTGTCATGAAGTCTCCCTAGAACGTGGGCTCCAATCACATCTTACTTCAATCTTAAGATTGTGGCATTAATTGACCATGGCCACATTAAGGAATTGTATGGGAACGAACACCAAACTTCCTCATGTAACTAAGATCATCCAGTTTAGTATTCAATGATTAAGCACTCAAATTTTGCGGACATCATTTCCTACCTAACAAAGTACATGGATTATACAACGTGTTTGATAAATCGATGAATACAAACTATATCCAACAGTTAGGGACAATACTTTATCTTATAAAAAGGATCAAAAGAGTTGTAATCTAGGTATGATTGTTATGCAGAATGTTAGTATTGTTCATCATTTTCTGGTGTTTTAGCTTGGAATTGCTACTTGTTACGTTTCACATGATGCTATGCATGAACCAAGGGTCTGTACCCTAGGTCTAGGTAACTCACGGACATGATAACAATACTGTCAATTAGACATTACAACCAACTAAAGAGGGCGTTGCTCACTTCCGTCTGTTTGTCATGTGTCTCACTTCCGGTTAAAAGCTATGGCCATTTCATTTAAGTCCTCATACAATGTCTAGTTTATTAACTACGTAATAAGCAGATTAGGAGTTAACAGATTTCAGGGGCGAACTTACCACTTGACCTGTTCACCATAAACCTTGGCCATCTCTAGTCTCTGTTTCAATTTAGAGATCTCACTTTTAAAAATGAGAACATCAGTTTGGAGACCCTTTACTGTTACTGATCCAGCTCCTggattataaaataaataaattagtaCCATCGCAATATAATTTAAAACTCGTGTATTTCAGGGGTTGACATGTGGCCCGATAAAAAGTTGAATCATTATCATATTAAAGTACAATAATTAAACTTTGCAAAAGCGACTCACTTGCAGAAATCAATATTCAGCTAATGATCAGTAATAAGTCTCATATGTTGTACCGTTTTTGAAAAGATTAAAATGTAAAGACGTAAATGTCTGACGTAATAGGTTGATAGTGTATACTGATTGTTCTGCCGGTTACTGCACACTGGCTATCTTTAATACAACCACCCAGAAACTAATAGCAAGCTGCTCATTATTTGATTCTAATAAGTtagcaagattgcaatttcttgctacatttagtctggaTAATGTAAATCATTTAAGCATATTgaatgtactgcaactagatgcatACACATGgatgaaatgttttgatgtctgcatgttATGCCATTTcctttttttagatattttttagatgtagcaagaaactgcacTCATTCAGTCGTGCTATCTTTAagtattatatgtacaatttcTTGTTTCtgcatgtttatatataatagGGCCAGTGAACAGAAACCAGTAACATGCTGTATATTGCTCAGTTGTAATAGttacatattttaaaaggtTTCTGAAACAAAATGTACTCTTTTACAGTTCCAGCTTTGGCATTGCTCACAGCAGCCCCACATCAAATCTACTCCAATCCAATAACTTGGTGTTCTTTAACTTGCTTTAACTTCGGGGATTTGTTAAACAAATTGGTACAATGGTTACCTTTGTCCGATTTTATTTCAAGGCAATATTCATCTGCAAGTTCAAAGACCTCTTTTTTGTTGTCTCGAAGTAAGCTTTTCAAAGTGCTGTCCTGTATTgtttgttctttgatctgtttGTCAACAAAGGAGTTGACAGCCTTTAAACACGCACCAACTTCATTGGTGCTCCCAGCATAGACATACAGCGTTACCATAGctacaacacaaaatatattattgagAACTAAATACTATagatgtatgtaaatgaatgaatgaatgaatgaattgatggatggatggatgaatgaatggaggAAGGAAGGCAGGAATGAAAGTAGGGAGGTAGGAAGTGAGAAAGAGAAGGAATGTAAATAGGAATGAAAGTAGGAAggagtgaatgaatgaaagaatgaatgaatgaatgaatgaatgaatgaatgaatgaatgaatgaatgaatgaaagattgaatgaatgaatataatatGATTAAAATAATTCAAGACAAAGAGTAACTCATATTCTATGAATTCACAGTACCTACTTAAATATTGAGAATTGCTAATGATCAAAATCCAAGaatttataatgataatgaatgAGGAAAATCTCACGCTCATCACTTGCTAAAACCATATCTTCTGCTGGTTTTTTACCCATATATCCTACTTCTGAGTCCATTGTTATATACAGTACTCAAATATTGGTTAGTAAtaattgtaacttgtaagtaacAAACGTTGTATTCTTTTTGCTAAGCTTTCCAATAATGAATACATGCATTTACCAATTCTCTGATCTACGTAAGATTcgaaaaaaacccacatctTGTCAAATCAAtagtatatatctatattttgATTGTTCTATTGACTTAACATTGCCATATAAATATATCGATTCATAAATGTTTTAAACAACTGGATCTGATCTTCCTGTTATACGAAGTCGTATACAGGTACCGGTACATGCAATATAATACGGACCATTTCATGTGACctttcactggctctgtttgatacaaccatgtgGAAACCAATACGAAattgcacatgctacacttcaagatagcaagattgaatgagtaaaGGTTTTGGCAACACTATGCCTAAATAAAATTAACCATGCAGAAATAAAGTGCAGACTGCCTGACATTGGCGCCCGCGTGTCTGCGTCTAGGTGCAGTACactgaaatggtttatttcataaaagacaaagtgtagcaagaaactgcgatcttccgatagaatagaatatacaGTTTGATAATGTTTTGGCATGGCTGTATCACCAAGAGCAAGTGAATGGTAAATTAAAATGGGATGTAAATCTAAATTTACATTCCTCATAGtcattgaaatatgttttagaCGTAAGAATACTAGCAACAATTGCATGATAATTATATACCTCCGTATTTTAGTTGGTCCAAGAAACATTGCACTTTATCCTTCTcgaatattacaaaataaatatcttttACTGAAGTTGGCTTGTGAAGATGAACAAAGTCAAAGACGCCATCCGTCATCTCTTTCGCGGCATCTGTAGCACGAACTCCAAAATCTCctgtatgataaaaaaaagaGAACAGGATCTTCGCATTGTTGAACTACTTTTCATACAATATTAATTACTAATAATTTTGAATGATACCTGCTAATAACCAGACGCAAATATCGCACAGTtgataatacacacacacacacacacacacacacacacacacacacacacacacacacacacatataaatatataaatgcatatatatatatatatatatatatatatatatatatatatatatatatatatatatatatatatatatatatatatatatatatatatatatatatatatatatatatatatatatatatatatatatatatattactgctTATTAGACGATATGCTTTGTCGTAATATATTCATTAGGCCTTCACCAGACATtatgaataaaacatatattaacAACTTTACAACTAATTGGTTGTAAACAAGAAAGTATATTTGTAAAAAGTTAGTAACCAGTGCCAATGGCAGGGATGGCAACCGAGCGAAGACCTCTTTGTTCTGCAAGGTGTAAAACGCCAGTAACAGTATTTTTCATCCTGTCTGCTTGTGGACATATGATGTGGATTATGTTCTTGGATTTCAGGTTTCCACTTCCTGCAAATAACAAGGACATATTTgtgaatttgtatgtgttattgtAATGATGACATCTATATGTATTGTGTGGCAAAAGTTGAATTTATAACTTACCATGCGTATTGTTAAACTACTTGCATAAAGCCTTGATTCTTAGACTTATTCAAATGCCGCCTTCTAGCGTTGCTATTTTGTCTTCTAGCATTGCTATCAAAGTGTATGGCATATTTTGCTTGACATTTTTGAGGATGTATAATGGGTTACATCATAGAACTGTTTATTCTGTCTGAATACCAAGTCTGACTTCTGCATATAGCAAGTCGTACATATATGTAAGTATACCTTGGTTGATGAAATAATAATGCCACAGATACCTTCTAATATGCCAGAAAGCATTCCTTCTCTCCTCTCCTACTAGCTCTAAAACCATaaaaagcaacaacaaaaacaagcTAGCAAGCAtggaaacaaagaaacaaaaaaacaaaaaatcagTCATGAACACAACAAAACCTTACAAACTTAGTATATAACTACTTATTCTACCTCACCATTCCGTAGATACTACGGATCAATATATTACTTAAATGTGCAGACGGTCGTTGAATGTAACAGCCTTACCTGTCATGATGGGTCCTTTCTTTAAGTTTGATTGTTGTTTGCTATATTCTTGTTGGATTCCTTGTCCACCTGCAGACATTATTGCTTTACCGACTGCATATTGTTCTGAAATTCGAATCCGAAATAAGAAAATCTTATAtcaattattttgtgttatttttaatcGCTGAGTAAAAGGAGTAATCATTTACCATTAACGTACATGTGATGACATGAACTCATTTTAGAATTTGGTTATTTTGCATTTAAATGTTATTACTGCAAATTTACTATAAACCCTGATGGATGAAGACGATCTCGTCAACCGCCCAAGTCCTATTCTCATTCAGGGCAGTTGGACACCTCCAAACTGTACTATTTACTATTTTAGCACCTGTCAAATACTTTAATGTGGATCCATAGGGATTTATAtcatcaatatactggacaggttcttatataattataaacacTAACTAGTACCAAACAGCAGCAAAATGGTTAGGCATCACGTTACATTCGAAACCAAAACACTAATACAATATTAGATCTGAGGGTATCAAATACTTAGCTATATTCTCTTCGATACACAACACCAAGGTCGTAATAATCTAAGCAAACGCTTACCTCCGCCATTTCCGACTGGATTAACAATGGCGCCAACACCGAATTTTGTAATGTcgccatgttgaatatgaaGGACAACTTTATCGTCAATCTTCAGTTTATTTGAATCTAGTACAGTGAACGAGATAAACAAAAGATAAACAAAACGTCCGTTTTGATTCCAATGCACATcatataaaatttgatattaaCATAACGCTATCCCTGATATCAACTACTGACCAACTTCAAGGGGATCTCAATGCGGAATTTAAGAAAGGGCATATTTGATGTACATATGCAATCATAGACAATATGCACGCTTTCCCCGCTAGTGTCTATAATGCAAGTGATCCACTCACTTGACATAGGTATTATAgattataattatttacatcACCTAATAATGTTATTAAAGCTAAACAGACAAGACTGTATATCCATTTGTCTATGAATGTAACGTTTGAAgcaattttttgaatgttaaacAAATCTGACAGGTTACTGGTTTGATGTTATTGCAATTTCTCTAGTGTCCCTACCTGCGACCAATGCTCCAGTACTTCCAGTAAACCGTTTCAATTCATCGACGAACTTGGCAAACATTTGCTTATCATATACCACCACATTGACTGATTGTAGAGAGGTTGTCTTAAAACCAGAGATAGCTCTGAACGTAGAGGATGCAGAATCTCTTGCGTCAATTCCAAAGCCACCTACAATATACGTTATGATCAAGTCAAACTCTCTCTATATATGTGTAACATGTTTTGtcggtgttgttgttgttgttgttgctgctgctgctgttgttgttgttgttgttgttgttgttgctgctgctgctgttgctgctgctgttgttgttgctgttgctgtcgTCGTTATCTACTCACTCGTTTATTAACCTTTATATCGGTCTCTCGGGCTATACAttgttcaatttgtttcatttctttAATGATCTTGACAAATAGTTGATGTAGTGATGCGACTTGTAGACCGAATATTGAGTGTAACAAGGTGACTTTTATTTCTGTAGCTATACGTCCATAACAGAGTAACAGGTATGCTACGTAACTGTTATATTTGACTAAAACGTCAAAGACAtcacgatatatatatatatatatgtgtgtgtgtgtgtgtgtgtgtgtgtgtgtgtgtgtgtgtgtgtgtgtgtgtgtgtgtgtgtgtataaacttattagtatatgtaaaatgtcaatGCTGGAGTAATCAATGCTCAATACATAAAAATGTAGTATGAATAACACAATATCAATAGCTGGAGTCATTACACAGTGTGTCACACAGACGACTAATGATATAGTTCTATGAAGATCcaaattcaaagttcaaaaattccATTTTACGTGATATGGGTGCCGcagtggtatatatatatatatatatatatatatatatatatatatatatatatatatatatatatatatatatatatatatatatatatatatatatatatatatatatatatatatactatgatatatatatatatatatatatatatatatatatatatatatatatatatatatatatatatatatatatatatatattcatgtggGCACTTTGAGATCAATTACAAAATTAGATTTGCTAGTATATACGATATACAGCTTTTCTGCCAGACAAAAGACACCGATTCGATATATTTGAATAgaaagtatattatatatatttataaattagaaTGTATGTCTTGTGGGTTTTAATAAATTAAGAAAGTcatatttaaaaatgttataattATCATTACCTGTTCCTAGAGCTGGAAAGGACATTGATTTCAAATCAGCATAATTAGCAGTACGCAGACAGTCGCAAACAGATTTTTCCAAATCTTTTGTACCAGTACATACAAAATGGATGATATAGTTGCACGGTAAGTTACCAGAAACTGGAAGTAAATGGAAATCATAAAAAGCGTATAAAAAGCTATATGACATTGACGCACGAAGCGGGCAGAAAAAACACGTCATCCACCTTAATCTATCCATTCGTCAAGTCATCAATATAAACGCTTGAAACACTCACAACTGTTGACTGTCGAAATTGAACCAGCtttcaaacaaatatattgGAGTATGTACCGCTGTTTCTTTTACTATAGAGGGAATTTTCATATTAATTGATATTAATTCAAAAACTAAGTTTAAAATCATTGCTACAACATGGAAAAGACATGCTAAGTGAGATCACACTTCAAATCTCGAGATTAATAAATAGATATTAATAATGGTGAAGCTACACCACCTGTGTAAATGACCCTCCACTTACCAGTAATGATGGCTCCTTTGCTAAGTCCACCTGTTGCTTTATTATATGCACTATCCACCTCTTTTCCACCTTGTTGGATAATACCTTTCCCAAGAACTCCATGGGCTATATTAAAGAGAAAAATATACGATTATATTCATACACTATTGCGTATCTCTAAAGGTAAGAGACTGTAGAATATGTGCTTCTTAAACACGCCCCTTGCAATTTGACACTCCGCAAGTACAATATCGCTATATCATGTATGTACGTCAAACGCTTACTCTTGAATCGCATACTAACCCCatattcactcactcactcactcactcactcactcactcactcactcacttactcactcactcactcactcactcactcaccaacCCAACCACCCAaaactcacccactcactcactcactcactcactcacccactcacttgTATATACTATACACTTACACAGGTCTGTATTTACAGGATTCACTATTGCACCAGTGCCTTCTTTCATCAAATCTCCATGTGTGACCGTTACAGAAATCTGTCCTAGTGTTACACTGGTGGCAGTGCTCCCACCTGTAAATTGATCAAAATCAGCTTAATTACAATATACTTGAGAACCGTGCACCGTGTTACATGAATTATGTAATTTCTCTGTCTGACTTTAAAAGTACAACTGCTACCTTCCATGCAATGGACCGTGATCATGTTGAGTATCTGTGGTCACCTTCAATTCATTACTCATATAATTGAGATTGGTGAACAAGTTTTAAAAAGGAAGTTCAATATCATTACCTGTACTCCCACAAGTAGTTGCATACTTATTCAACTCTGTCAGGAATGTGTTTACCATTCCTCCGTCAAACACAACTATTCGCACTAAACTGAGTGACGAAGACGTAAACTGAGATATTGCAGAGAAAGTAGCATCCGCAGATTCTGCTGGTGATATACCAAATCCACCTAAAAAAGTTAAATAATCGTATGTTTGATATCATACTTCATAGATCGAAATTCCAGTATAACGATGGACGATGTGGACAGGGCAGGGTAGGACAAGGCAAGACAAGGTTGCTTTGACCGTCCCTTCTCCAAAATGGTGTAACATAGCAGTACCATCTTCTAATATTCAAGTAAGAAACTGGTCCTTTAAATCTTCCAGCACTTAATTTAAAGAAACCTTAAATCAGTCATACGACTATTTACATGGATgtttttattataaaatatctaCAACTAACCTGTTCCGAGTGCTGgaaatgatattgtctttttccCTTTAGCTTCGGCTAATTTCAAGCAGTCACTTACTGACGTTAATAAACCAGCAGCGTTAGTACATACAAAGTGAATAACACCGTTACTAGGGAGACTGCCGGCCCCTGTGATAAAATAAGAACATAGATATCCATAAGAGCTCGAAAAGTGATTTTATGTTCTCATTCCTGGCTGTGTTTCAAAGAATATGAATCACGAATTCACTACCATATAAACACATAGCATGTTCTCACCTGTAATTATTGGTCCATTGTTCAGGTTTCCTTTCTTGTTGTCGTACTCGTTTTGAACACTTTTACCACCATGTTTAACAATTTCTCGACCAATCACACCGAAGGCTGGCATGAGATAAAggcaaatgtgtatattttcaaatgaataaCAACATCCATAGTTCATTACAGTAGTATGTCACTCATTTATCATATataaaaatcatacacacagacatacaaacacagacacacacacacacacatacatacatacatacatacttacatacatacatacagacagacagacagagacagacagacagacagacagacagacagacatacagacagacagacagacagacacacacacacacacacacacacacacacacacacacacacacacacacacacacacacaggtgaATCACATTCCGTCGATTGGGTCTTTCCAAATCCTTTTCCATCCTAAGTTTTCACTATTTGTAATATGGCTAGAGGTAATGTTCAAACTTACAAGTATCTGTGTTAACAGGGTTAACAATCACGTTTGTGCTTTCAAGTGTCAAATCTCCCTGTACAACCTCTATGTCCAATCGTCCAATGCGATGGCACGTACCTGTAAGATAAA
This portion of the Glandiceps talaboti chromosome 7, keGlaTala1.1, whole genome shotgun sequence genome encodes:
- the LOC144437639 gene encoding protein mono-ADP-ribosyltransferase PARP14-like isoform X1; the encoded protein is MDHRFPPSLTTKMASSNDWDNGSIEVSGVSQLTSKETLQYYFENGDVSGGGNVLQISKTGSTFIVTFEDPTVVPSVLKRQHVVDKASLVVQKCTNPPNTLYRRLYVEGLSRNTSDDALKYFMESVTCGGSVKHVEKGSKLGTAVVTFEDTIDITIARTCCQQKTLEKSLVKVRGLDDTSSIIVQGLNDNITNDGLKFYFMNASRSGGGNIELIEMHHGNYAIVHFTDPAVVDSVCSRRHDVFNTTLCVSPYNQEIGVPMFTSHSSPYVERTVETTTTSGKLEEPKVVLIEKIVKVDKLPLKYLAKYGITTVIKTIEQSLRQHQVLISIKDGTGFVVRGTRDGVDKACDQLRTAVEDLENRVRSVRYTNKASCKLFMEEDDDMMLKGLEAQQNCVIDVKKKGSLQFGKVRNKGKAYSISSGNSLKIGNKTIDVIRGNIADEKTDFLVVPCDSSIQLGSGVAKAVRDSAGKSFQDECTSIGKIPDGDIRIVKPGNLKCGKIILAVPGSWDTSVGEQRIRSLLQKCLGAAQNSTSISIPAIGTGYMGFPKDEVARLFFQESQQYIEQHQRTNLKTIRFVVYDKETDSAFRNELQRVNRLASLFSSATGSTTTSTCHRIGRLDIEVVQGDLTLESTNVIVNPVNTDTSFGVIGREIVKHGGKSVQNEYDNKKGNLNNGPIITGAGSLPSNGVIHFVCTNAAGLLTSVSDCLKLAEAKGKKTISFPALGTGGFGISPAESADATFSAISQFTSSSLSLVRIVVFDGGMVNTFLTELNKYATTCGSTGGSTATSVTLGQISVTVTHGDLMKEGTGAIVNPVNTDLSHGVLGKGIIQQGGKEVDSAYNKATGGLSKGAIITVSGNLPCNYIIHFVCTGTKDLEKSVCDCLRTANYADLKSMSFPALGTGGFGIDARDSASSTFRAISGFKTTSLQSVNVVVYDKQMFAKFVDELKRFTGSTGALVADSNKLKIDDKVVLHIQHGDITKFGVGAIVNPVGNGGEQYAVGKAIMSAGGQGIQQEYSKQQSNLKKGPIMTGSGNLKSKNIIHIICPQADRMKNTVTGVLHLAEQRGLRSVAIPAIGTGDFGVRATDAAKEMTDGVFDFVHLHKPTSVKDIYFVIFEKDKVQCFLDQLKYGAMVTLYVYAGSTNEVGACLKAVNSFVDKQIKEQTIQDSTLKSLLRDNKKEVFELADEYCLEIKSDKGAGSVTVKGLQTDVLIFKSEISKLKQRLEMAKVYGEQVKWYYCPDGRKKRQFDGISSAALEGAWFKTAREVFLPIDVYEPSYFIDLKQMTSTDIRTKRSCPVERITGAGGGTIYPKNWKPFSKSDAISTPLLVQLDSSSLEYKEVKQRFCQTASSFQSVVKIQRIQNRQLYDHYSTKLDHFKKKNPKIKNERTLYHGTKGDAVGPIVYNGFNRAYAGKAAGTWFGKGCYFAVNSSYSMQDRYSPADKQGQKWIFQVRVLVGEYTKGSSEMIEPPPKPGGDSNDLYDSVVDDVTTPKAFTIFYDYQFYPDYIITITT
- the LOC144437639 gene encoding protein mono-ADP-ribosyltransferase PARP14-like isoform X2 is translated as MQHGPQVLTTKMASSNDWDNGSIEVSGVSQLTSKETLQYYFENGDVSGGGNVLQISKTGSTFIVTFEDPTVVPSVLKRQHVVDKASLVVQKCTNPPNTLYRRLYVEGLSRNTSDDALKYFMESVTCGGSVKHVEKGSKLGTAVVTFEDTIDITIARTCCQQKTLEKSLVKVRGLDDTSSIIVQGLNDNITNDGLKFYFMNASRSGGGNIELIEMHHGNYAIVHFTDPAVVDSVCSRRHDVFNTTLCVSPYNQEIGVPMFTSHSSPYVERTVETTTTSGKLEEPKVVLIEKIVKVDKLPLKYLAKYGITTVIKTIEQSLRQHQVLISIKDGTGFVVRGTRDGVDKACDQLRTAVEDLENRVRSVRYTNKASCKLFMEEDDDMMLKGLEAQQNCVIDVKKKGSLQFGKVRNKGKAYSISSGNSLKIGNKTIDVIRGNIADEKTDFLVVPCDSSIQLGSGVAKAVRDSAGKSFQDECTSIGKIPDGDIRIVKPGNLKCGKIILAVPGSWDTSVGEQRIRSLLQKCLGAAQNSTSISIPAIGTGYMGFPKDEVARLFFQESQQYIEQHQRTNLKTIRFVVYDKETDSAFRNELQRVNRLASLFSSATGSTTTSTCHRIGRLDIEVVQGDLTLESTNVIVNPVNTDTSFGVIGREIVKHGGKSVQNEYDNKKGNLNNGPIITGAGSLPSNGVIHFVCTNAAGLLTSVSDCLKLAEAKGKKTISFPALGTGGFGISPAESADATFSAISQFTSSSLSLVRIVVFDGGMVNTFLTELNKYATTCGSTGGSTATSVTLGQISVTVTHGDLMKEGTGAIVNPVNTDLSHGVLGKGIIQQGGKEVDSAYNKATGGLSKGAIITVSGNLPCNYIIHFVCTGTKDLEKSVCDCLRTANYADLKSMSFPALGTGGFGIDARDSASSTFRAISGFKTTSLQSVNVVVYDKQMFAKFVDELKRFTGSTGALVADSNKLKIDDKVVLHIQHGDITKFGVGAIVNPVGNGGEQYAVGKAIMSAGGQGIQQEYSKQQSNLKKGPIMTGSGNLKSKNIIHIICPQADRMKNTVTGVLHLAEQRGLRSVAIPAIGTGDFGVRATDAAKEMTDGVFDFVHLHKPTSVKDIYFVIFEKDKVQCFLDQLKYGAMVTLYVYAGSTNEVGACLKAVNSFVDKQIKEQTIQDSTLKSLLRDNKKEVFELADEYCLEIKSDKGAGSVTVKGLQTDVLIFKSEISKLKQRLEMAKVYGEQVKWYYCPDGRKKRQFDGISSAALEGAWFKTAREVFLPIDVYEPSYFIDLKQMTSTDIRTKRSCPVERITGAGGGTIYPKNWKPFSKSDAISTPLLVQLDSSSLEYKEVKQRFCQTASSFQSVVKIQRIQNRQLYDHYSTKLDHFKKKNPKIKNERTLYHGTKGDAVGPIVYNGFNRAYAGKAAGTWFGKGCYFAVNSSYSMQDRYSPADKQGQKWIFQVRVLVGEYTKGSSEMIEPPPKPGGDSNDLYDSVVDDVTTPKAFTIFYDYQFYPDYIITITT